In the genome of Coraliomargarita algicola, one region contains:
- a CDS encoding glutaredoxin — MEKKATIYRMVTPDHLCPWGIKALDLLKRNGYEVDDQHLESMDANKQYKEEHAVDETPQIYIEGEHIGGYDALRKQLGLGPDPKEGTTYRPVVAIFAVALGMALATTWVSLGALELIRVAELFIAFSMCALGIQKLRDVQSYENGFVQYDLLARHYVPYAAIYAYIETIGGILMIAGGLTWVVAPIVLVATTIGAISIIKAVYIEKRDLKCACVGGGSDVPLGFISLTENFMMMAMAVWMMIKSLA; from the coding sequence ATGGAGAAGAAAGCGACAATTTACCGAATGGTCACGCCCGACCACTTGTGCCCTTGGGGCATCAAAGCTTTGGATTTATTGAAACGTAATGGTTATGAGGTGGACGACCAACACCTTGAGTCGATGGATGCCAACAAGCAGTATAAAGAAGAACACGCTGTGGATGAGACGCCACAAATCTATATCGAGGGCGAGCACATCGGCGGCTACGACGCGCTACGCAAACAGCTCGGGCTCGGCCCCGATCCCAAAGAGGGGACGACTTATCGACCGGTTGTCGCCATTTTCGCAGTCGCACTCGGCATGGCCTTGGCGACGACTTGGGTTTCGCTTGGAGCACTCGAGCTCATTCGCGTGGCAGAGCTATTTATCGCGTTTAGTATGTGTGCACTCGGCATTCAGAAACTGCGTGATGTGCAGTCTTACGAAAACGGTTTCGTCCAATACGATCTGCTGGCTCGCCACTACGTGCCCTATGCGGCCATCTACGCTTACATCGAAACCATTGGCGGCATCCTGATGATCGCCGGCGGGCTCACATGGGTAGTGGCACCGATTGTCTTGGTCGCCACGACAATTGGTGCGATCTCGATCATCAAGGCAGTCTACATCGAGAAGCGTGATTTGAAGTGCGCCTGTGTCGGGGGCGGCAGCGACGTGCCACTGGGCTTCATCTCATTGACCGAAAATTTCATGATGATGGCGATGGCGGTCTGGATGATGATCAAGAGTCTTGCTTAA
- a CDS encoding transposase has translation MARSLRIERSGGVYHVINRGNYRQDLLINDGVHETFERCLFEACEKCGWVLEGFCVMTNHFHLVIRTPNGNLVYGMFRGLWPTRPAA, from the coding sequence ATGGCACGGAGTTTGCGAATCGAGCGTAGTGGCGGGGTCTACCATGTGATCAATCGTGGTAATTATCGGCAGGATTTGCTCATCAATGATGGTGTGCATGAGACTTTTGAGCGTTGCTTATTTGAGGCCTGTGAGAAGTGCGGTTGGGTCCTTGAAGGTTTTTGCGTGATGACGAATCATTTTCATCTGGTTATACGCACGCCAAATGGAAACTTGGTGTATGGAATGTTCAGAGGCCTATGGCCGACAAGACCGGCTGCGTAG
- the lepB gene encoding signal peptidase I — protein sequence MELDCRLQCRMRATSRHSSNWQILMNNYLILLCSLLLFGCSESRVYENIGSTMSPTIQDGDKLSVVPIDGRCSEIERYDLILFFDPTTDEERYFVMRVWGLPGEKVEVENKEILIDGVKLDSSEIVSLDSVADYGTFKSVKLDDESFFVMGDNLENSWDSRFWGALSCENIVGYASVVAEGN from the coding sequence ATGGAATTGGACTGTCGGTTGCAATGCAGAATGCGGGCAACCTCAAGGCACTCCTCAAACTGGCAAATACTGATGAATAATTACCTGATTTTACTTTGTAGCCTGCTATTGTTTGGTTGCTCTGAAAGTCGAGTTTACGAAAACATCGGCTCTACCATGTCTCCAACTATTCAAGATGGAGACAAGCTTAGTGTTGTACCTATTGACGGCAGATGTAGTGAAATTGAAAGATACGACCTTATTCTATTTTTCGACCCCACTACGGACGAGGAAAGGTATTTTGTCATGCGTGTTTGGGGACTCCCAGGAGAGAAGGTCGAAGTTGAAAATAAAGAGATTCTAATAGATGGAGTTAAGCTGGACAGTAGTGAAATAGTCTCGCTTGATTCAGTGGCAGATTATGGGACGTTTAAGTCTGTGAAGTTGGATGATGAGAGCTTTTTTGTCATGGGAGATAATCTTGAAAATTCGTGGGATAGTCGATTCTGGGGTGCTCTTTCCTGTGAAAACATAGTAGGTTACGCTTCGGTTGTCGCTGAGGGGAACTGA
- a CDS encoding RNA polymerase sigma factor, with amino-acid sequence MAVKDADYASLQKIQSGDEAGLRELMSRHREALFRFVYRYVNNEADAAELTEQTFFRVYQNASRFRPNAKVITWIFAIAGNLCRDFIRRNRKRQGDLSLDVDLDDRTNIQRGDTIASSLSNPEEAAVSSESLSKVNAAIFALPHKLKFPFIFCVLEDNSYDACAEVLQTSRKTVETRIYRARKLLREELSDLLA; translated from the coding sequence ATGGCTGTAAAAGATGCAGACTACGCGTCATTGCAAAAAATCCAATCAGGAGACGAAGCGGGGCTCAGGGAATTGATGTCGCGGCACCGGGAGGCGCTGTTTCGCTTTGTCTATCGCTATGTCAATAATGAGGCCGATGCGGCCGAGTTGACGGAGCAAACTTTTTTCCGAGTGTATCAGAATGCGAGTCGCTTTCGTCCCAATGCTAAGGTGATCACTTGGATCTTTGCGATAGCGGGTAACTTGTGCCGGGATTTCATTCGACGAAATCGTAAACGTCAGGGCGACTTGTCGCTGGATGTCGATCTCGACGATCGCACAAATATTCAGCGGGGGGATACGATCGCCTCCAGTCTAAGCAATCCAGAGGAAGCGGCGGTCTCCAGCGAATCGCTCTCCAAGGTAAACGCGGCGATCTTTGCGCTGCCTCATAAGCTGAAGTTTCCTTTCATCTTTTGCGTCTTGGAGGACAACTCATACGATGCCTGTGCGGAGGTTCTGCAGACCAGCCGTAAGACGGTGGAAACCAGAATCTATCGCGCGCGGAAATTATTACGCGAAGAATTGTCGGATCTATTGGCATGA
- a CDS encoding transposase — protein sequence MARKVRIEYAGAFYHVINRGNYRSWIFESAGARVSFLECLSMCCRAMGWRLHSWCLMSNHYHLLIETPEPNLVEGMKWLQSTFANRFNRFRKAHGHVFQGRYQAILLDADAIGPVAHYIHLNPVRAGLVDVADLQKYEASSFSQLWHMKKRWSFSDFECCLDAAGGLADTPRGRRLYRDYLGWLCSDDSEQTRMGFEEMCRGWAKGSVEFKKSILKDHAEESFKRVVESEAKGMREPFWESLVKKNLKHLGKTPKDLISDKKGALWKVSLARYLREQHLVPNGWLSENLSMGTPNSLSSQISRHRKQTHQAETPWRILVN from the coding sequence ATGGCACGCAAAGTCCGGATCGAATATGCAGGCGCATTTTATCATGTGATCAACCGCGGGAACTATCGTAGTTGGATTTTCGAATCCGCCGGAGCTCGTGTGAGTTTCCTAGAATGCTTAAGTATGTGTTGTCGGGCGATGGGTTGGCGGCTTCACAGTTGGTGCTTAATGAGTAATCATTATCATCTACTGATTGAGACACCCGAACCGAATCTAGTCGAAGGGATGAAGTGGCTACAGAGCACTTTCGCGAACCGTTTCAATCGTTTTCGTAAAGCCCATGGGCATGTTTTCCAGGGGCGTTATCAGGCAATTCTTTTGGATGCTGATGCGATAGGCCCGGTGGCTCATTACATTCATCTGAATCCGGTTCGAGCCGGTTTGGTGGATGTTGCAGATTTACAAAAATACGAGGCATCTAGTTTTAGCCAGCTTTGGCATATGAAGAAACGCTGGAGCTTTAGCGACTTTGAATGCTGCCTGGACGCCGCCGGTGGGTTGGCGGATACGCCGCGTGGTCGTCGATTGTATCGCGACTACCTCGGCTGGTTGTGTAGTGATGACTCGGAGCAAACGCGAATGGGCTTTGAAGAGATGTGCCGTGGTTGGGCTAAAGGAAGTGTCGAATTTAAGAAATCGATTCTCAAAGACCATGCCGAGGAATCGTTCAAGCGGGTGGTGGAATCGGAAGCGAAGGGAATGCGTGAGCCATTTTGGGAGAGTCTCGTCAAAAAGAATTTGAAGCATTTGGGGAAGACTCCGAAGGATCTGATTTCGGACAAAAAAGGAGCTCTTTGGAAAGTCTCTCTCGCACGCTATCTGAGAGAGCAACATTTAGTACCGAATGGATGGTTGAGTGAGAACCTGTCTATGGGCACTCCCAACTCATTGAGTAGTCAAATCAGTCGCCACCGAAAGCAGACTCATCAGGCAGAAACGCCTTGGAGGATTCTTGTTAATTAA
- a CDS encoding type II toxin-antitoxin system RelE/ParE family toxin, translating to MQIRYLDEAVADARREFEFWREQEPGLEQEFAKELGAAIRSVTLSPNGYVKVSKKRELRRFYEKRFHTHILYEYLADKELLLIVRVYNARMNPVRFIPRG from the coding sequence ATGCAAATCCGGTATCTTGATGAGGCCGTTGCCGATGCGCGACGGGAGTTTGAATTTTGGAGGGAGCAAGAACCCGGACTCGAACAGGAGTTTGCTAAGGAACTCGGTGCCGCAATCCGTTCGGTCACTCTCTCGCCGAATGGCTACGTAAAAGTATCGAAGAAACGCGAGCTTCGCCGCTTTTATGAGAAACGCTTCCATACGCATATCCTTTACGAGTATCTGGCCGATAAAGAGCTGTTGCTGATCGTGCGCGTTTATAACGCCCGAATGAATCCGGTTCGCTTTATCCCGAGGGGATAG
- a CDS encoding tyrosine-type recombinase/integrase, translated as MLKAAGIQKKGACHLLRHSCATHIMENGADLRSIQQMLGHARLDTPHIYTEVSIQYLREVYNKTHPNAQTKGT; from the coding sequence ATGCTTAAAGCGGCAGGGATCCAAAAGAAAGGCGCGTGTCACTTGCTACGGCACAGCTGCGCCACGCACATTATGGAGAACGGCGCGGACTTGCGAAGCATCCAGCAAATGCTCGGACATGCCCGGCTCGACACGCCCCATATTTACACCGAAGTGAGCATCCAATACTTGCGCGAGGTCTACAATAAGACCCACCCGAACGCGCAGACAAAGGGAACTTGA
- a CDS encoding RHS repeat-associated core domain-containing protein — translation MVALNIVYAPSKTPTRSKNRVGDFFCQDADCVGENRPATRNRIGGKRPCDYDLASGVNYYGFRYYDAETGRWPSRDPIEEYGFFYGLVGASSFDSESEKTLQEWFYSKNDYAFIDNNPIDFVDYLGLIKLPKKLPKPVKPSDLVFKQTPIGGYEKGYSDRSHYCVDSIGNGLHCPGDIENSPVGGDFEDLKEHCKANCATKHCELTVYSGVYRPELGDYSRWNWTVGCNAECGQPQGTPQTGKY, via the coding sequence ATGGTCGCCCTAAACATAGTTTACGCTCCGAGCAAAACCCCCACACGGTCAAAAAACCGCGTCGGGGATTTTTTTTGCCAAGATGCCGATTGCGTCGGGGAGAATCGCCCCGCAACCCGCAACCGCATCGGGGGAAAACGACCATGCGACTACGATCTTGCGTCAGGTGTTAATTATTACGGCTTTAGATATTATGATGCAGAAACTGGCAGGTGGCCATCCAGAGATCCGATTGAGGAGTATGGGTTTTTCTATGGATTAGTGGGGGCTTCTTCCTTCGATTCAGAATCTGAGAAAACTCTTCAGGAGTGGTTTTATAGCAAGAACGATTATGCGTTCATTGATAATAATCCTATCGATTTTGTAGACTATCTTGGACTAATAAAATTGCCGAAGAAACTGCCAAAGCCTGTTAAGCCTAGTGATCTTGTTTTTAAACAAACACCCATTGGTGGATATGAGAAAGGCTATTCTGATCGCTCGCATTATTGCGTAGATTCAATCGGCAATGGTTTGCATTGTCCTGGCGATATTGAGAATTCCCCGGTCGGAGGTGACTTTGAAGATTTAAAGGAGCACTGCAAAGCTAATTGTGCTACGAAGCACTGTGAACTCACGGTGTATTCTGGAGTCTATCGCCCTGAACTTGGTGACTATTCTCGATGGAATTGGACTGTCGGTTGCAATGCAGAATGCGGGCAACCTCAAGGCACTCCTCAAACTGGCAAATACTGA